One Coffea eugenioides isolate CCC68of chromosome 2, Ceug_1.0, whole genome shotgun sequence genomic window, ATCGAACTCGCGACCTCTCGCACCCGAAGCGAGAATCATACCACTAGACCAAACACCCGTCATTTATAAGGTAACTACCATCAAACCTGAAAATAATTAGAAGGAATCAAACGCCCTTTCTTTCTCGAGCAATAAAACAAAATCAATTTGGTAAATGAAAGATAAGGATAATAGTCAAAGTGTACAGTTCTAAGTGTATCTCATCGTCGTCAGTCATCGTCGTCAGTCATCGCCGGTCTCCACTTCTCTTCCGTTGGCCCCGGCCTAATGTTACTCCACCGTATACTCCTCCGGCCCACGCCTCTTCCCTGTTTCCCTCTCTTGCAAAAATCGGTTACCCTCGAGAAAACGACATCGCTCTCCACCACTTCCATGTCCTCCTTCCCAACTCTCTCACCTCGCTTCCTTCCGTTCTCTCGTTCATGGTTCTGCGCTCGATTTTGCTCCGAAGGTCTCCTAGAAGTGCCGAAAGACGTGGAAAGCAGCAGCCCGTACGATGACGAAATTGAGAGTGAGGATGGAGATATTGGAGCTGAAACATCACAAGTAGCATTGGATTCTGCAAGGGGTCTAGACAGGGTTTTGGAGGCGGGAACGGATAAAGAACTGAAGCGTAATGCAAGTGCTAAATTGCCGAATTTGAGTgtgaaagagaagaaagaattgGCTTCCTATGCGCAGAGTCTTGGGAAAAAGCTCAAATCTCAGCAGGTGGGGAAGTCTGGGGTTTCTCATACCGTTGTCATGGCTCTAATTGAAACACTTGAAGCCAATGAGCTTCTCAAGGTACGCcaaatttgtaaaatttatgATACCGTGTGTCGTTTCTCTATGCTGAAAAATATGGGCATAACTGATGTCTGTCTTGATTACAGCTCAAAATACATAACACCTGTCCTGGGGAGCTAGATGAAGTTGTGCAGCAAATAGAGGAGGGTACTGGATCAGTGGTTGTTGGTCGGATTGGTAGGACTGCGATCCTCTACAGGCCTAGCCCAACCAAATTGAAGgtggaagagaagaagaaacgGTCTCGTAGCAGACTTCTTGTGAAGAAGCAACCAACTCTGAGACAAATCCAGGTTTTCTCAGCTTGTGTGACAGACATACTCTGATAGTTGTTGCCGTAACGGTAGCCGTAGCATAGAGATGTTCATCCTTTCTCTTTGACAAATGCAGAACAAAAGTCAACGACCAAGACAATCCACTCGT contains:
- the LOC113760934 gene encoding uncharacterized protein LOC113760934, which produces MLLHRILLRPTPLPCFPLLQKSVTLEKTTSLSTTSMSSFPTLSPRFLPFSRSWFCARFCSEGLLEVPKDVESSSPYDDEIESEDGDIGAETSQVALDSARGLDRVLEAGTDKELKRNASAKLPNLSVKEKKELASYAQSLGKKLKSQQVGKSGVSHTVVMALIETLEANELLKLKIHNTCPGELDEVVQQIEEGTGSVVVGRIGRTAILYRPSPTKLKVEEKKKRSRSRLLVKKQPTLRQIQNKSQRPRQSTRGRRGSGRASG